The Geobacter sp. genomic interval GAGGGGCGGAGCATGCTCACCACGCTCCTCAACGAGGAACGTGAACATCTGCGGATCATCGCGGAGAAGTACGGGGCGCTTTCCAAGGGGTAGGCAGCGGTTGCGAGACGGATTCGCGGCGTGAAAGACCGGAGGTTGCAGGTGGCGATGCGTCAGGAAAAGGATACCCTCGGGTTCGTCAAGGTGCCGGCATCGGCATATTTCGGTGCCCAGACTGCGCGTGCCGTGGCCAACTTCCCCATTTCGGGGTTGAAACCCCATCCGGCGCTGGTCTGGGCCACTGTCCTCATCAAGAAGTGTGCGGCCAGGGCCAACATGGCCACTGGTCGGCTCCCGCGGGAGATCGGCGACGCGGTGCTCTCCGCTGCCGACGAGATCCTGGCGGGCAGGCTTGCTGACCAGTTCGTGGTCGATCCGTTTCAGGCCGGTGCCGGCACGTCCCACAACATGAATGTCAACGAGGTTCTGGCCAATCGGGCAGCCGAGCTCCTGGGGGGGAGCCGCGGGGTGTACGACCGGGTTCATCCCAACGACCACGTGAACATGGCCCAGTCCACCAATGACGTCTTCCCGACAGCCCTGCGGCTTGCCTGCCTGCGACTGACCGAGGAATTCCTGCCGGCCCTGGCGCTCTTGCGGGATGCCCTGGGGCGGAAGGGAGAGGAGTTCGACACGATCCTCAAGTCCGGGCGGACCCATCTGCAGGATGCGGTGCCGATCCGGCTCGGCCAGGAGTTTGCCGCCTATGCCCTGGCCATCGACAAGAACCTGCAAGGGGTCGAGCGAGCCCTGCCCGAGCTCCGGGAACTGGGGCTCGGCGGGACAGCGGTCGGAACCGGGCTGAACGCTGAGGACCGCTATATCGATCTGGTGATTGCCGAGCTGGCGCGGGAAAGCGGTTTCCCGCTGGTCCGGGGCCGCGACCTGGTGGAGAGAATGGAGAACATGGACCCCTTTGTGGCCCTCTCTTCGGCGCTCAAGGGGACAGCGGTCAACCTGATCCGCATTGCCAACGACTTGAGGCTTCTTGCCTCCGGTCCCCGAACCGGTTTTGACGAGATCTCCCTGCC includes:
- a CDS encoding aspartate ammonia-lyase, giving the protein MAMRQEKDTLGFVKVPASAYFGAQTARAVANFPISGLKPHPALVWATVLIKKCAARANMATGRLPREIGDAVLSAADEILAGRLADQFVVDPFQAGAGTSHNMNVNEVLANRAAELLGGSRGVYDRVHPNDHVNMAQSTNDVFPTALRLACLRLTEEFLPALALLRDALGRKGEEFDTILKSGRTHLQDAVPIRLGQEFAAYALAIDKNLQGVERALPELRELGLGGTAVGTGLNAEDRYIDLVIAELARESGFPLVRGRDLVERMENMDPFVALSSALKGTAVNLIRIANDLRLLASGPRTGFDEISLPALQPGSSIMPGKVNPSMAELTDMVAFQVIGCDTVVTMAAQAGQLELNVMMPVIAFNLLSSLTILSNAVRKLATSCIDGIVAHPDQCRRYLDDSLGLATVLAPYIGYAAAAEIAKEAVRNGKSIRETVLEKGILSDERLTALLEPMSLTTPGVPGKH